From a single Verrucomicrobiota bacterium JB022 genomic region:
- a CDS encoding flagellin: MSDIALSAGMRANLVSLQKTSNLMNKTQEHLSTGRKVNSAVDNPTNFFAASNLNDRAAQLEARLDGMGQAISTLNAADTAMTSMRSLVSAMKGVVDEALSSSDSDDRAVLGKQFNELLSQLDGFSRDGSYKGVNLLKSSESGRTSGSTTQLTVQFNENFGESTLGIRGVNIQGSTGGVSLDTNGEIANASDITSARTIGTATVSQQYAITLNVDGAGLTSGGTGVANQSVVGIRAADVTGTASAGQNANGTSHSISFVDPNTYQENLRAMVQDLEKFDQALVNSSKQLAQNVNIVTVRQDFTTDLINTLEEGADKLTLADLNEEGANLLALQTAQQLGTQSLSLASQSNQSVLSLLG; encoded by the coding sequence ATGAGCGACATCGCACTCTCAGCCGGCATGCGGGCAAATCTGGTCTCGCTGCAAAAGACGTCCAACCTGATGAACAAGACCCAGGAGCACCTCTCCACGGGTCGCAAGGTCAACAGCGCGGTCGATAACCCCACCAACTTCTTCGCCGCCTCCAACCTCAACGACCGCGCCGCCCAACTCGAAGCGCGTCTCGACGGCATGGGCCAGGCGATTTCGACCCTGAATGCGGCCGACACCGCCATGACCTCCATGCGCAGCCTTGTCAGCGCGATGAAGGGTGTGGTCGATGAAGCCCTTTCCAGCTCCGACTCCGACGACCGCGCGGTGCTCGGCAAGCAGTTCAACGAACTGCTCTCGCAGCTCGACGGCTTCTCCCGCGATGGCTCTTATAAGGGCGTGAACCTCCTCAAGTCGTCCGAAAGCGGCCGCACCTCCGGCTCCACGACTCAGCTGACGGTTCAGTTCAACGAAAACTTTGGCGAAAGCACGCTCGGCATCCGCGGCGTGAACATCCAGGGCTCCACCGGCGGCGTGTCGCTCGACACCAATGGCGAAATCGCCAACGCCTCCGACATCACCAGCGCCCGCACGATCGGCACCGCTACCGTGTCGCAGCAATACGCGATCACGCTGAATGTCGACGGCGCCGGCCTCACCAGCGGCGGCACCGGCGTAGCCAACCAATCGGTGGTCGGCATCCGCGCCGCCGACGTCACGGGCACGGCCTCCGCCGGCCAGAACGCCAACGGCACCAGCCACTCGATCAGCTTCGTCGACCCCAACACCTATCAGGAAAACCTCCGCGCGATGGTGCAGGACCTCGAGAAGTTCGACCAGGCCTTGGTAAACTCCTCCAAGCAACTGGCCCAGAACGTCAACATCGTGACGGTGCGCCAGGACTTCACGACCGACTTGATCAACACCCTCGAAGAAGGCGCCGACAAGCTGACGCTGGCCGACCTGAACGAGGAAGGCGCCAACTTGCTGGCCCTGCAGACCGCCCAACAGCTGGGCACGCAGTCGCTCTCGCTGGCCTCCCAGTCCAATCAGTCCGTCCTGAGCCTGCTGGGTTAA